One genomic segment of Candidatus Bathyarchaeota archaeon includes these proteins:
- a CDS encoding GNAT family N-acetyltransferase: protein MPKKTATAFTIRNVNISDIKEVYKLLVANRPYVGLNSRYTYFLLARDFSDTCMIVLDGERLIAFSSGYVPPKRPDTFFNWEIVVHKDYRGLGLQKTLLLYQIRQAGAKFFEGTINPSNKVSRKNFVEIALLLKASYQETILFSEEDFENDGHEAEVLFRIGPIAPDLLENLVEI, encoded by the coding sequence ATGCCCAAAAAAACTGCCACAGCCTTCACAATCAGAAATGTGAACATAAGCGACATAAAAGAAGTCTACAAGCTACTTGTCGCTAACAGACCTTACGTCGGGTTAAACTCCCGTTATACCTACTTCCTTTTAGCTCGAGACTTCTCTGACACCTGCATGATTGTACTTGATGGTGAACGTTTGATTGCGTTTTCTTCAGGTTATGTTCCGCCAAAACGACCTGATACTTTTTTTAATTGGGAAATTGTGGTGCACAAAGATTACCGCGGTCTTGGTTTGCAGAAAACTTTGTTGCTTTATCAAATAAGGCAGGCTGGCGCAAAATTTTTTGAGGGCACTATTAATCCTTCTAATAAGGTTTCCAGAAAGAACTTTGTTGAAATTGCATTGTTACTGAAAGCGAGTTATCAGGAGACTATTTTGTTTAGTGAAGAGGATTTTGAGAACGATGGACATGAGGCTGAAGTGCTCTTTAGGATTGGTCCTATTGCTCCTGATTTATTGGAAAATCTTGTTGAAATATAG
- the ablA gene encoding lysine 2,3-aminomutase, which translates to MIKEKSEPLTSYQSYVSKNFDRTVTVLEWKNYQWQIENSIKTIRDFENFTGIKFSTKEKQELKKTIEKFPLSITPYYASLIDKENYRQDPIFKQSFPNPEELKISKYDMKDPLHEDKDSPTEGITHRYPDRVLFLISNRCAMYCRHCTRKRKVGDSDHNPSKQQILKGIKYIKDNKQIRDVLLSGGDALMLPNKYLDWILTELRNIPHVEVIRIGTRTPVVLPYRITDELVNVLKKHHPLWINTHFNHPRELTPSAKEALRKLADAGIPLGNQSVLLAGVNDCPQIMKKLCQKLVQNRVRPYYLFQCDLSEGLTHFRTSVGKGIEIMESLFGHTSGFAIPTFVIDAPGGGGKIPVMPNYIISWSSNKVILRNYEGVITTYNEPEDYKPVRCNRDCQNCALQLKLDEDEKNLVGLEKLFTDGSKKEISLVPKGNIRLQRRKSNDPGLP; encoded by the coding sequence CTGATTAAAGAGAAAAGTGAGCCTCTTACCAGTTATCAATCTTATGTTTCAAAAAATTTTGATAGAACGGTAACAGTTCTTGAATGGAAAAACTATCAATGGCAAATTGAAAATTCTATAAAAACCATTAGAGATTTTGAAAATTTTACAGGAATAAAGTTTTCTACAAAAGAAAAACAAGAACTCAAAAAAACCATCGAAAAGTTTCCTCTTAGCATAACACCATATTATGCTTCTTTGATTGATAAAGAAAATTACCGTCAAGACCCAATCTTTAAGCAATCCTTCCCAAACCCTGAAGAACTAAAAATCTCAAAATATGACATGAAAGACCCGCTACATGAGGACAAAGACAGCCCCACAGAAGGAATCACTCACCGATACCCTGACCGTGTTCTCTTTTTAATCAGCAACCGCTGCGCAATGTATTGCAGGCACTGCACAAGAAAAAGAAAAGTCGGCGATTCAGACCATAACCCATCCAAGCAACAGATCCTCAAAGGCATAAAATACATCAAAGATAACAAACAAATCCGCGATGTTCTCCTCTCAGGTGGCGATGCACTAATGCTACCTAACAAATACCTTGACTGGATTTTAACTGAACTTCGCAATATACCACATGTGGAAGTTATACGAATTGGAACTAGAACACCTGTTGTTTTGCCTTACCGAATAACTGATGAACTGGTAAATGTGCTCAAAAAGCATCATCCATTATGGATAAACACTCATTTCAATCATCCTCGTGAACTTACCCCATCAGCAAAAGAAGCCCTAAGAAAACTAGCAGATGCAGGCATACCCTTAGGCAATCAATCAGTTCTTTTAGCTGGAGTTAATGATTGTCCCCAAATCATGAAAAAACTCTGCCAGAAACTTGTCCAAAACAGAGTGCGTCCATACTACCTTTTCCAATGTGACCTATCCGAGGGACTTACCCATTTCCGAACCTCTGTAGGGAAAGGCATAGAAATCATGGAAAGCCTGTTTGGTCACACCAGCGGGTTTGCAATTCCAACTTTTGTCATCGATGCACCAGGCGGCGGAGGAAAAATTCCAGTAATGCCAAATTACATCATTTCCTGGTCAAGTAACAAGGTGATACTGCGCAATTATGAAGGCGTAATCACAACTTACAATGAACCTGAAGATTACAAACCCGTGCGTTGCAATCGAGACTGCCAAAACTGCGCCCTGCAACTAAAACTTGACGAAGACGAAAAAAATCTTGTAGGTCTCGAAAAACTGTTTACCGATGGTTCTAAAAAAGAGATATCTCTTGTACCAAAGGGCAACATTAGGCTACAACGCAGAAAAAGCAATGATCCAGGGCTACCATAA